In Nocardia yunnanensis, one DNA window encodes the following:
- a CDS encoding deaminase, with product MPNETRGDRGWMRHAIGLARLCPHSDTAFAVGAVLVGADGVEIEHGWSRETDAKVHAEESALNKLAADDPRLSHATLYSTLEPCSQRASQDRLPCTDRILAAGIRRVVIAWREPATFVDNCIGVEKLREHGVEVVELADLADEAMSMNRHLRL from the coding sequence ATGCCGAATGAGACACGCGGAGACCGCGGCTGGATGCGGCACGCCATCGGGCTGGCGCGCCTGTGCCCGCACAGCGATACCGCCTTCGCGGTGGGCGCGGTGCTGGTGGGTGCGGACGGCGTGGAGATCGAGCACGGCTGGTCGCGCGAGACCGACGCGAAGGTGCATGCCGAGGAGTCGGCGCTGAACAAGCTGGCGGCCGACGATCCCCGGCTCTCGCACGCCACCCTCTACAGCACCCTGGAACCGTGTTCGCAACGCGCGAGCCAGGATCGGCTGCCGTGCACGGATCGCATTCTGGCGGCCGGGATTCGGCGGGTGGTCATCGCCTGGCGCGAGCCCGCGACCTTCGTGGACAACTGCATCGGTGTGGAGAAGCTGCGCGAGCACGGCGTCGAGGTCGTGGAGCTGGCCGATCTGGCGGACGAGGCCATGTCGATGAACCGGCATCTGCGACTGTAG
- a CDS encoding peptidoglycan D,D-transpeptidase FtsI family protein, translated as MNTPLRRVALAVMVMIVALLANATYVQVFKADSLRNDPRNVRVLLDEYARQRGQISASGTVLASSVATDDRYKYLRTYPTDPLAYAPATGYYSMQYGSNGLEHAEDSVLNGSDNALFGRRLIDMISGRDPRGGNVVTTLNPVMQKVAYDQLTAKNLTGSVVAIEPSTGRVLTMVSTPSYDPNLLAGHDGAATQKTWEQLQQDPRQPMLNRAVSQTYPPGSTFKVIVTAAALSNGIAKPDDQFTAAPRITLPDTATTLENYNGSHCGPGDAQTASLTDAFKYSCNTAFAELGMKVGAAKLKDEANAFGIGTQHPNIPIPWADSTVGTIPDSAAMAQSSIGQRDVALTPLDNAVVAATIANGGVRMKPYLVDQLQAPDLSTLETTKPTSVGQAVTPQVATQVTNLMLESEKNTQGGTQPRSYQIASKTGTAEHGDDPRNTPPHAWYIAFAPAQNPKIAIAVIVENGGDRALAATGGSVAAPIARAVLDAGLGG; from the coding sequence GTGAACACGCCTCTGCGCCGGGTGGCGCTGGCGGTCATGGTGATGATCGTCGCGCTGCTGGCCAACGCCACCTACGTGCAGGTCTTCAAGGCCGACAGCCTGCGCAACGATCCGCGCAACGTGCGCGTGCTGCTGGACGAGTACGCCCGCCAGCGCGGCCAGATCTCCGCGTCCGGAACGGTGCTGGCGAGTTCGGTGGCCACCGACGACCGCTACAAGTACCTGCGCACCTACCCGACCGATCCGCTGGCCTACGCGCCCGCCACCGGCTACTACTCGATGCAGTACGGCAGCAACGGGCTCGAGCACGCCGAGGACTCGGTGCTCAACGGGTCGGACAACGCGCTGTTCGGGCGGCGGCTCATCGACATGATCTCCGGTCGCGATCCGCGCGGCGGCAATGTGGTGACCACGCTCAACCCGGTCATGCAGAAGGTGGCCTACGACCAGCTGACCGCCAAGAACCTGACCGGTTCGGTGGTCGCGATCGAGCCCAGCACCGGGCGCGTCCTGACCATGGTGTCCACCCCGTCCTACGACCCGAACCTGCTGGCCGGGCACGACGGCGCGGCCACCCAGAAGACCTGGGAGCAGCTGCAGCAGGATCCGCGCCAGCCCATGCTGAATCGGGCGGTCTCGCAGACGTATCCGCCGGGCTCCACGTTCAAGGTGATCGTCACCGCGGCCGCGCTGTCCAACGGCATCGCCAAACCGGACGATCAGTTCACCGCCGCGCCGCGCATCACGCTGCCCGACACCGCCACCACGCTGGAGAACTACAACGGCAGCCACTGCGGACCCGGCGACGCCCAAACCGCTTCTCTCACCGACGCTTTCAAGTACTCGTGTAACACGGCGTTCGCGGAGCTCGGTATGAAGGTGGGGGCGGCCAAGCTCAAGGACGAGGCCAACGCCTTCGGTATCGGAACCCAGCATCCGAACATTCCGATCCCGTGGGCGGACAGCACGGTCGGCACCATTCCCGACAGCGCGGCCATGGCCCAGTCCAGCATCGGGCAGCGCGATGTGGCGCTCACCCCGCTGGACAACGCGGTCGTCGCGGCCACCATCGCCAATGGCGGCGTGCGGATGAAACCGTATCTGGTGGACCAGTTGCAGGCGCCGGACCTGAGCACGCTGGAGACCACCAAGCCGACCTCGGTGGGCCAGGCCGTCACCCCGCAGGTGGCCACCCAGGTCACCAATCTCATGCTGGAGTCGGAGAAGAACACGCAGGGAGGAACGCAGCCGCGCTCGTACCAGATCGCGTCCAAGACCGGTACCGCCGAACACGGTGACGATCCACGCAATACGCCGCCGCACGCCTGGTACATCGCCTTCGCGCCGGCGCAGAACCCGAAGATCGCGATCGCGGTGATCGTCGAGAACGGTGGCGATCGGGCGTTGGCCGCGACCGGTGGATCCGTGGCCGCACCCATCGCGCGGGCGGTGCTGGACGCCGGGCTCGGGGGCTGA
- the pknB gene encoding Stk1 family PASTA domain-containing Ser/Thr kinase, whose protein sequence is MTTPKNLSSRYELGEIIGFGGMSEVHKARDLRLGRDVAIKVLRADLARDPTFYLRFKREAQNAAALNHPAIVAVYDTGEAEVDGGPLPYIVMEYVDGDTLRDLVRGKGPLPPRRAMEVIADVCAALDFSHRNGIVHRDMKPANIMINRAGAVKVMDFGIARAIADSSNPMTQTAAVIGTAQYLSPEQARGEQVDARSDVYSVGCVLYEILTGEPPFTGDSPVAVAYQHVREDPRLPSQVHAGVPRELDSVVLKAMSKNPANRYQTAAEMRADLIRVLGGQKPTAPMIMTDEDRSFDDELPPPRSYRTIERRDDTTEQEIVEADPRRRTALIAVLAVVAVAAVGALLWMVIGPGARPDQVAVPDVASQSSQVAQQNLEKAGFSVSIQQKNDPKVAQGNVISTQPLGGSRVDKGSNVTMLVSAGPQQVPVPKLAGLSQQQAEQQLNSQGLRLNPDVKREASSTDDKDKVVGQSPDGGQKIDSDGQVTITLGSGPDKVRVPDVVGQSIDVAQSTLADTAGFKVTVQEVPNNQPKGTVIATNPAAGTNADKGSTVTVQISSGDQLTMPDLRGMTPAQAIQVLQQKGWNGQMSQNSMSTLNAGEVGRILAQQPTAGSALGKTATVTVTTGVLSLGPP, encoded by the coding sequence ATGACGACCCCGAAGAACCTCTCCTCCCGCTACGAGCTGGGCGAGATCATCGGGTTCGGCGGCATGTCCGAGGTGCACAAGGCCCGGGATCTGCGGCTGGGCCGGGATGTCGCCATCAAGGTGCTGCGCGCCGACCTCGCCCGCGATCCCACGTTCTACCTGCGCTTCAAGCGCGAGGCGCAGAACGCGGCCGCGCTCAACCATCCGGCCATCGTGGCGGTGTACGACACCGGCGAGGCCGAGGTGGACGGCGGCCCGCTGCCCTACATCGTCATGGAGTACGTCGACGGCGACACCCTGCGCGACCTCGTGCGCGGCAAGGGTCCGCTGCCGCCGCGGCGCGCCATGGAGGTCATCGCCGATGTGTGTGCGGCGCTGGACTTCTCGCATCGCAACGGCATCGTGCACCGGGACATGAAGCCCGCCAACATCATGATCAACCGGGCGGGCGCGGTGAAGGTGATGGACTTCGGCATCGCCCGCGCCATCGCCGACAGTTCCAACCCCATGACCCAGACCGCGGCCGTCATCGGCACCGCCCAGTACCTCTCCCCCGAGCAGGCTCGCGGCGAGCAGGTGGACGCGCGCTCGGACGTATACTCGGTGGGCTGCGTGCTCTACGAGATCCTCACCGGCGAACCGCCTTTCACCGGTGACTCCCCGGTCGCGGTGGCGTACCAGCATGTGCGGGAGGATCCGCGGCTGCCCTCGCAGGTGCACGCGGGCGTGCCGCGCGAGCTGGACTCGGTCGTGCTCAAGGCCATGAGCAAGAATCCGGCCAACCGGTATCAGACCGCGGCCGAGATGCGCGCCGATCTGATCCGGGTGCTGGGCGGGCAGAAGCCCACCGCGCCCATGATCATGACCGACGAGGACCGCAGCTTCGACGACGAACTGCCGCCGCCGCGCAGCTACCGCACCATCGAACGTCGCGACGACACCACCGAACAGGAGATCGTCGAGGCCGATCCGCGCCGGCGCACCGCGCTGATCGCCGTGCTCGCGGTGGTCGCGGTCGCGGCGGTGGGCGCGCTGCTGTGGATGGTGATCGGTCCCGGCGCGCGCCCGGATCAGGTCGCGGTGCCGGATGTCGCCAGCCAGAGTTCGCAGGTGGCGCAACAGAATCTGGAGAAGGCCGGCTTCTCGGTCTCCATCCAGCAGAAGAACGACCCCAAGGTCGCGCAGGGCAATGTCATCTCCACCCAGCCGCTGGGCGGCTCGCGCGTGGACAAGGGCAGCAATGTCACCATGCTGGTGTCGGCGGGCCCGCAGCAGGTGCCGGTGCCGAAACTGGCGGGGCTCAGCCAGCAGCAGGCCGAGCAGCAACTGAATTCGCAAGGGCTGCGGCTGAATCCCGACGTCAAACGGGAAGCCTCCAGCACCGACGACAAGGACAAGGTGGTCGGGCAGTCGCCCGACGGCGGCCAGAAGATCGACTCCGACGGCCAGGTCACCATCACGCTGGGCTCCGGACCGGACAAGGTGCGGGTGCCGGACGTGGTCGGGCAGTCCATCGATGTCGCGCAGTCCACCCTGGCCGACACCGCCGGTTTCAAGGTGACCGTCCAGGAGGTGCCGAACAACCAGCCCAAGGGCACGGTCATCGCCACCAATCCGGCCGCGGGCACCAATGCCGACAAGGGCTCGACCGTTACCGTCCAGATCTCCAGCGGCGATCAGCTGACCATGCCCGATCTGCGCGGCATGACCCCGGCGCAGGCCATCCAGGTGCTGCAGCAGAAGGGCTGGAACGGTCAGATGAGCCAGAACTCGATGAGCACCCTGAACGCGGGTGAGGTCGGGCGGATTCTGGCGCAGCAGCCCACCGCGGGTTCGGCGCTGGGCAAGACCGCGACGGTGACCGTGACGACCGGTGTGCTGTCGCTCGGACCGCCGTGA
- a CDS encoding PH domain-containing protein yields MTAADPSSRLSWSTPPAALVTCGIGAIVLAAATFLANDGPGRLLIGLAALGLLCLTGVGLRQRPRLAVEPGNPVHIVVRGLTGPQRYTPQQILRVRVVNYRRLGRRMPMLEMDVDHLGEERLIIFGRWDLGAHPEDVLEVLRIHLAR; encoded by the coding sequence GTGACGGCCGCCGACCCCTCCTCCCGCCTGAGCTGGTCCACCCCGCCGGCCGCGCTCGTGACCTGCGGCATCGGTGCGATTGTGCTGGCCGCGGCCACTTTTCTGGCCAATGACGGCCCCGGCCGGCTGCTCATCGGACTGGCCGCGCTGGGCCTGCTCTGCCTGACCGGGGTGGGCCTGCGACAGCGGCCGCGGCTGGCCGTCGAACCCGGCAACCCTGTGCATATCGTGGTGCGCGGGCTGACCGGACCCCAGCGCTACACACCCCAGCAGATTCTGCGCGTTCGCGTGGTGAACTATCGGCGACTCGGTCGCCGCATGCCCATGCTGGAGATGGATGTGGATCATCTCGGCGAGGAGCGGCTGATCATCTTCGGCCGCTGGGATCTGGGCGCGCACCCCGAAGACGTGCTCGAGGTGCTGCGCATCCACCTGGCGCGCTAG
- a CDS encoding RibD family protein, with translation MRPHVLLSVAVSIDGYIDDASPDRLLLSNAADFDRVDALRAESDAILVGAETLRRDNPRLLVDNRDRRLHRIASGAPEYPVRVIVTARGDLDPALRLFHSGGERLVYTTEAGAARLGDRLAGLAEVIALGAAIEFEALLDDLGKRGVRRLMVEGGGFVHTEFLSAGLADEIWMAVAPLVVGDPAAPRFLSPAAFPGGPRHRMRLADVGRIGDIALLRYLPKEDSDAE, from the coding sequence GTGAGGCCGCATGTGCTGCTGTCGGTGGCCGTCAGCATCGACGGCTACATCGACGACGCAAGCCCGGATCGGCTGTTGCTGTCCAATGCCGCCGATTTCGATCGGGTCGACGCCCTGCGCGCCGAGTCGGACGCGATCCTCGTCGGCGCGGAAACCCTGCGCCGCGACAACCCCCGGCTGCTGGTCGACAATCGGGACCGCCGCCTGCACCGGATCGCGTCCGGCGCACCGGAGTATCCGGTGCGCGTGATCGTCACCGCGCGCGGCGATCTCGATCCCGCCCTGCGGTTGTTCCACAGCGGCGGGGAACGGCTCGTCTACACCACCGAGGCCGGCGCCGCCCGCCTCGGCGACCGGCTGGCCGGGCTGGCCGAGGTGATAGCCCTCGGCGCGGCAATCGAATTCGAGGCGCTGCTGGACGATCTCGGCAAGCGCGGTGTGCGCCGGCTCATGGTGGAGGGCGGCGGTTTCGTCCACACCGAGTTCCTGTCCGCGGGTCTGGCCGACGAGATCTGGATGGCCGTCGCGCCGCTGGTGGTCGGGGATCCGGCCGCGCCGCGCTTCCTGTCTCCCGCCGCCTTCCCGGGCGGCCCCCGGCACCGCATGCGGCTGGCCGATGTGGGCCGGATCGGTGATATCGCGCTGCTGCGTTACCTGCCGAAGGAGGATTCCGATGCCGAATGA
- a CDS encoding aminodeoxychorismate/anthranilate synthase component II: MRVLVVDNYDSFVFNLVQYLGQLGVDAEVWRNDDDRLAEVDKVVQDYDGVLISPGPGTPDRAGASIALVHAAARHATPLLGVCLGHQAIGEAFGATVTRAPELRHGKTSDVFHIGAGVLAGLPDPFTATRYHSLTVLEDTMPPELEVLGRTETGVVMALRHRDLPIHGVQFHPESVLTQGGHRMLANWLGVCGERPAEGLVRTLEAEVAALAS, from the coding sequence ATGCGTGTACTGGTCGTCGACAACTACGACAGCTTCGTGTTCAACCTTGTTCAGTATCTCGGACAGCTGGGTGTGGACGCCGAGGTCTGGCGTAATGACGATGATCGGCTCGCGGAGGTGGACAAGGTCGTGCAGGACTACGACGGGGTGTTGATCAGTCCCGGGCCGGGCACGCCCGACCGTGCGGGCGCGAGCATCGCGCTGGTGCACGCCGCCGCCCGGCACGCCACCCCGCTGCTGGGGGTCTGCCTCGGGCATCAGGCCATCGGAGAGGCGTTCGGCGCGACCGTGACTCGCGCCCCCGAACTGCGGCACGGCAAGACCAGTGATGTCTTCCACATCGGCGCGGGCGTGCTGGCCGGCCTGCCCGACCCCTTCACCGCCACCCGCTACCACTCGCTGACCGTCCTCGAGGACACCATGCCGCCGGAGCTGGAGGTGCTGGGCCGCACCGAGACCGGCGTCGTCATGGCCCTGCGGCATCGCGATCTGCCCATCCACGGTGTGCAGTTCCACCCCGAATCCGTGCTCACCCAGGGTGGGCACCGCATGCTCGCCAACTGGCTGGGCGTGTGCGGCGAACGGCCGGCGGAGGGGCTGGTGCGGACCTTGGAGGCGGAGGTCGCGGCCCTCGCGTCATGA
- a CDS encoding peptidylprolyl isomerase, translating into MTSPNQTAVATLHTNHGDIKISLFGNHAPKTVANFLGLADGTAPYTTANASGTKTGPFYDGAVFHRVIDGFMIQGGDPTGTGRGGPGYEFKDEFHPELRFDRGYLLAMANAGPGTNGSQFFITVGAQPHLNRKHTIFGEVLDPDSRKVVDAIAALATDRNDRPKDEVVINSITVA; encoded by the coding sequence GTGACCTCACCGAATCAGACCGCCGTGGCGACGCTGCACACCAATCACGGCGACATCAAGATCTCGCTCTTCGGTAACCACGCCCCCAAGACGGTCGCCAATTTCCTCGGCCTCGCCGACGGCACCGCCCCCTACACCACCGCGAACGCCTCCGGCACCAAGACCGGACCGTTCTACGACGGCGCGGTCTTCCACCGCGTGATCGACGGCTTCATGATCCAGGGCGGCGACCCGACCGGCACCGGCCGCGGCGGCCCGGGCTACGAGTTCAAGGACGAGTTCCATCCGGAACTGCGGTTCGATCGCGGTTACCTGCTGGCCATGGCCAATGCCGGGCCGGGCACCAACGGCTCCCAGTTCTTCATCACCGTGGGCGCGCAGCCGCATCTCAACCGCAAGCACACCATCTTCGGCGAGGTGCTCGACCCGGACTCGCGCAAGGTGGTCGACGCCATCGCCGCCCTCGCCACCGACCGCAACGACCGTCCCAAGGACGAGGTCGTGATCAACAGCATCACCGTCGCCTGA
- a CDS encoding protein kinase domain-containing protein gives MLNNGAMIADRYRLQRLIATGGMGQVWEALDTRLDRRVAVKVLKAEFSTDPTFRQRFRTEARTTAQLNHPGIASIYDYGETQDPSGGEIAYLVMEYVQGEPLNAVLSRLNRLSVAQGLDMLEQTGRALQVAHLAGVVHRDVKPGNILVTPTGQVKITDFGIAKAVDASPVTKTGMVMGTAQYIAPEQATGEDATAASDVYSLGVVGYEAFSGARPFTGDGALTVAMKHVRETPPPLPADLPPNVRELIEITMAKDPAQRYATGGEFADAVAAVRSGRRPTPPGGIPVAPPMTGATRVLPPGPTMIIPGARADQATTRYQQPSQQFRQAPEPAGATQVMSGPRTPVGPVSFAGAADTKGGGRFSAGQKAAAGLAVGVLILIAGVGIVLASNNSHESTPPARTSAVVAPPVLPPAITTTTPETTTKQRPVPPPPVTTYEPPPTTTPEPTTTPPPTTTQKPTTTPPATSTQKPTPTRTWPWQQGEIPLPTTPGASTGGMNPGAGVSPGSDRGPVYQQDPYSSTVPQQGLP, from the coding sequence ATGCTGAACAACGGTGCGATGATCGCGGACCGGTACCGGCTGCAGCGGCTGATCGCCACCGGCGGCATGGGCCAGGTCTGGGAGGCGCTGGACACCCGGTTGGACCGCCGGGTGGCGGTGAAGGTGCTCAAGGCGGAGTTCTCCACCGATCCGACCTTCCGGCAGCGCTTCCGTACCGAGGCGCGGACCACCGCGCAGCTCAACCACCCCGGCATCGCGAGCATCTACGACTACGGCGAGACCCAGGACCCGTCCGGCGGCGAGATCGCCTACCTGGTCATGGAATACGTGCAGGGCGAACCGCTCAACGCGGTGCTGTCGCGGCTCAACCGGCTCTCGGTGGCGCAGGGCCTGGACATGCTCGAGCAGACCGGGCGGGCGCTGCAGGTCGCGCACCTGGCGGGCGTCGTGCACCGGGACGTGAAGCCCGGCAATATTCTCGTGACGCCGACCGGTCAGGTGAAGATCACCGACTTCGGCATCGCCAAGGCGGTGGACGCCTCCCCGGTCACCAAGACCGGCATGGTGATGGGCACCGCCCAGTACATCGCGCCCGAGCAGGCCACCGGCGAGGACGCCACCGCCGCCTCGGACGTCTACTCGCTGGGTGTGGTCGGCTACGAGGCGTTCTCGGGCGCCCGGCCGTTCACCGGCGACGGCGCGCTCACGGTCGCCATGAAGCATGTGCGGGAGACCCCGCCCCCGCTGCCGGCCGACCTGCCGCCGAATGTGCGCGAGCTCATCGAGATCACCATGGCCAAGGACCCGGCCCAGCGCTACGCCACCGGCGGCGAATTCGCCGACGCGGTGGCCGCGGTGCGGTCCGGGCGCAGACCCACGCCGCCCGGCGGCATTCCGGTCGCGCCGCCCATGACCGGGGCCACCCGGGTGCTGCCGCCCGGCCCGACCATGATCATTCCGGGGGCGCGGGCCGATCAGGCCACCACGCGCTATCAGCAGCCGTCCCAGCAGTTCCGGCAGGCTCCCGAGCCCGCGGGCGCGACCCAGGTGATGTCGGGTCCGCGCACCCCGGTCGGCCCGGTGTCCTTCGCGGGCGCCGCGGACACCAAGGGCGGCGGGCGTTTCAGCGCCGGGCAGAAGGCCGCGGCCGGTCTGGCCGTCGGCGTGCTGATCCTCATCGCCGGTGTGGGAATCGTGCTGGCCAGCAACAACTCCCATGAATCCACGCCGCCCGCCCGGACCAGCGCGGTGGTGGCGCCGCCGGTGCTTCCGCCGGCCATCACGACCACGACGCCGGAGACCACCACCAAGCAGCGGCCGGTGCCACCGCCGCCGGTGACCACCTACGAGCCGCCGCCGACCACCACGCCCGAGCCGACTACGACCCCGCCGCCGACCACCACGCAGAAGCCGACGACCACCCCGCCGGCCACCAGCACGCAGAAGCCGACCCCGACCAGAACCTGGCCGTGGCAGCAGGGCGAAATACCATTGCCGACGACTCCGGGTGCGAGCACGGGCGGCATGAACCCCGGGGCCGGGGTGTCTCCGGGCAGCGACCGGGGCCCGGTGTACCAGCAGGACCCCTACTCATCCACAGTCCCGCAGCAAGGATTGCCATGA
- the crgA gene encoding cell division protein CrgA, producing MPKSKVRKKTDYTINPASRTPVRVKSAGPSPVWYVGIMLGFMLAGLAWLLVYYLANEQIHWMSDLGAWNFLIGFGLMVVGLIMTMRWR from the coding sequence ATGCCCAAGTCAAAGGTCCGCAAGAAGACGGATTACACGATCAACCCGGCCAGCCGCACCCCCGTGCGGGTGAAGTCGGCAGGCCCGTCGCCGGTTTGGTACGTCGGCATCATGCTGGGCTTCATGCTCGCGGGCCTGGCCTGGCTGCTGGTCTACTACCTGGCCAACGAGCAGATCCACTGGATGAGCGATCTGGGCGCGTGGAACTTCCTGATCGGGTTCGGCCTCATGGTGGTCGGCCTGATCATGACCATGCGCTGGCGCTGA
- a CDS encoding FtsW/RodA/SpoVE family cell cycle protein — MSAPAPPSAGAFPSPPGGFAPAPPPATRRNVELLLLGLAALITTVSLVLVEASQEQAITWEIAKLGAAYLALFGVAHLAVRRFAAFADPLLLPIAALLNGLGLVIIHRVDLAQAQDAAFASLPIPSPDANQQVLWTGLGMVVFVGLLIVLRDYRSLARYAYTLGLIGVIALALPALLPDRYSQVNGAKIWIRLPGFSVQPGEFAKIALIVFFAGVLVSKRDLFTGAGKHVFGMELPRMRDMGPVLLVWVVSVGVLVVEKDLGTSLLIFCTVLCMLYIATERVGWVAVGLLLLAIGFVFAYNVFGHVRVRVETWLHPFADYSNTGYQISQSLFGLATGGLAGTGLGSGRPSQVPFAKTDFIISAIGEELGLIGLSAILMLFCVFTIRGIRTALAIRDSFGKLLAAGLAFTIAIQVFVVVGGVTKLIPLTGLTTPFMSYGGSSLLANYVLLGLLIKVSDAARRPAPARKRVEPIVDASTQLLRKVEGGAA, encoded by the coding sequence ATGTCCGCACCGGCACCGCCGTCCGCTGGGGCCTTCCCCAGCCCGCCCGGCGGATTCGCTCCTGCGCCGCCACCCGCCACCCGGCGCAATGTCGAGTTGCTGCTGCTGGGGTTGGCGGCCCTCATCACGACGGTGTCGCTGGTGCTGGTGGAGGCGAGCCAGGAGCAGGCGATCACCTGGGAGATCGCCAAACTCGGTGCCGCGTATCTGGCGTTGTTCGGGGTCGCGCATCTGGCGGTGCGGCGGTTCGCGGCGTTCGCGGATCCGCTCCTACTACCGATCGCGGCGCTGCTGAACGGCTTGGGACTGGTGATCATTCACCGCGTCGACCTAGCGCAGGCACAGGACGCCGCCTTCGCCTCCCTGCCCATCCCCTCCCCCGACGCCAACCAGCAGGTGCTGTGGACGGGGTTGGGGATGGTGGTTTTCGTGGGCCTGTTGATCGTGCTGCGTGACTACCGCAGCCTGGCCCGCTACGCCTACACCCTCGGACTGATCGGCGTGATCGCGCTGGCGCTGCCCGCGCTGCTGCCCGACCGGTACTCCCAGGTGAACGGCGCCAAGATCTGGATTCGCCTGCCCGGCTTCAGCGTTCAGCCCGGCGAGTTCGCCAAGATCGCGCTGATCGTGTTCTTCGCGGGCGTGCTGGTGTCCAAGCGCGACCTGTTCACCGGCGCGGGCAAGCACGTGTTCGGCATGGAGTTGCCGCGCATGCGCGATATGGGCCCGGTGCTGCTGGTGTGGGTGGTGTCGGTGGGCGTGCTGGTGGTGGAGAAGGATCTCGGCACCTCGCTGCTGATCTTCTGCACCGTGCTGTGCATGCTCTACATCGCCACCGAGCGGGTGGGCTGGGTGGCGGTCGGGCTGCTGCTGCTGGCGATCGGATTCGTGTTCGCCTACAACGTCTTCGGGCATGTGCGGGTGCGGGTGGAGACCTGGCTGCATCCGTTCGCCGACTATTCCAATACCGGCTATCAGATCTCGCAGTCGCTGTTCGGCCTGGCCACCGGCGGACTGGCGGGCACCGGGCTGGGCAGCGGACGGCCCTCGCAGGTGCCGTTCGCCAAGACCGATTTCATCATCTCCGCGATCGGCGAGGAACTCGGGCTGATCGGGCTCTCGGCGATCCTGATGCTGTTCTGCGTGTTCACCATTCGCGGCATCCGCACCGCGCTGGCCATTCGCGACAGCTTCGGCAAGCTGCTGGCCGCGGGGCTGGCGTTCACCATCGCCATCCAGGTGTTCGTGGTCGTCGGCGGCGTCACCAAGCTGATTCCGCTGACCGGTCTCACCACGCCGTTCATGTCCTACGGCGGTTCGTCGCTGCTGGCCAACTATGTGCTGCTGGGTCTGCTGATCAAGGTCTCCGACGCGGCCCGCCGCCCGGCCCCCGCGCGCAAGCGGGTCGAGCCGATCGTGGACGCGTCGACGCAACTGCTGCGCAAGGTAGAGGGGGGTGCCGCGTGA
- a CDS encoding rhomboid family intramembrane serine protease produces MQPQPPAPTCYRHPDRPTGLACTRCGRPACHECLTAASVGQHCVECVQQGRNDVRPVRNAAGTDVSRIPTTYVTYALIAVNVIVFAVTALQAHSLMDNNRSQLFFDWVLVPGLVGESGGWLRVLGSGFLHYGPIHLLANMFALYVLGPYCEVALGRGRFVAVYLASLLGGSAAVTALSDPLTASAGASGAIFGIFGAVAVIMLRTRQNLTQILVLLVINLIITFSVPGISIWAHLGGLLAGTVATTGILYLPRWIGIRQARTALNVGWAAVAAVAAVAVLVTVLTAPSLTG; encoded by the coding sequence ATGCAGCCCCAGCCGCCCGCACCGACCTGCTACCGCCACCCCGACCGGCCCACCGGTCTGGCCTGCACCCGGTGCGGGCGCCCGGCCTGCCACGAATGCCTGACCGCGGCGTCGGTCGGGCAGCACTGCGTGGAGTGTGTGCAGCAGGGGCGCAATGACGTTCGACCGGTCCGCAATGCCGCCGGGACCGACGTGTCGCGCATCCCCACGACGTATGTCACCTATGCGCTGATCGCGGTCAACGTGATCGTCTTCGCGGTCACGGCGCTGCAGGCGCACAGCCTGATGGACAACAACCGCTCGCAGCTGTTCTTCGACTGGGTGCTGGTGCCGGGGCTGGTGGGCGAGAGCGGCGGCTGGCTGCGGGTGCTCGGTTCGGGTTTCCTGCACTACGGCCCGATTCACCTGCTGGCCAACATGTTCGCGCTCTACGTGCTCGGCCCGTATTGCGAGGTGGCGCTCGGGCGTGGACGGTTCGTGGCCGTGTATCTGGCGTCGCTGCTGGGCGGTTCGGCCGCGGTGACCGCACTGTCGGATCCGCTGACCGCTTCGGCCGGCGCGTCCGGCGCGATCTTCGGCATCTTCGGCGCGGTGGCCGTGATCATGCTGCGCACCCGCCAGAACCTGACCCAGATCCTGGTGCTGCTGGTGATCAACCTGATCATCACGTTCTCGGTGCCGGGCATCTCCATCTGGGCGCACCTGGGCGGCCTGCTGGCGGGCACGGTCGCCACCACCGGAATCCTGTATCTGCCGCGCTGGATCGGCATTCGGCAGGCGCGCACGGCGCTCAATGTCGGCTGGGCCGCGGTCGCGGCGGTGGCCGCGGTCGCGGTGCTGGTGACGGTGCTGACCGCGCCGAGCCTGACGGGCTAG